One part of the Methylobacterium mesophilicum SR1.6/6 genome encodes these proteins:
- a CDS encoding YihY/virulence factor BrkB family protein: MPPSPSRSTGQSETGSVLWILMLGSALVALAAAPARRNPPETRAADEPINPEGAHDGTHEGTRDNRERPKGVAPGARSISGRAAQLTAATQPERGRAADSPAEMTQSGWKDIAVRVYLEFNKDRVLAVAAGVTFYTLLSLFPAIAALVSCYGLFADVTVINDHLAQLHAVLPSGAVELIGDQVKRIASRGTGSLSVTFFTSLLLSIWSANAAMKAMFDALNVVYEEDEKRNFFWLNLRSLTFTVGALLFIIIALNAIVVVPVVLNFLGLGSTAWLLAALRWPAILIVLLGGLSVLYRFGPSREHARWRWVGVGSVVAGLLWLAASLLFSWYVANFGTYNETYGSLGAVIGFMTWIWISSTIVLLGGEINAELEHQTGRDTTTGAPLPMGARRARMADTVGAAA; encoded by the coding sequence ATGCCTCCGTCACCGTCGCGTTCGACCGGACAGTCCGAGACCGGCTCGGTCCTGTGGATCCTGATGCTCGGGTCGGCGCTGGTGGCGCTCGCCGCGGCGCCGGCGCGGCGCAACCCGCCTGAGACCAGGGCCGCAGACGAGCCGATCAATCCCGAGGGCGCCCACGACGGCACCCACGAGGGCACCCGCGACAATCGGGAGCGGCCGAAGGGCGTGGCGCCCGGGGCGCGCTCGATCTCGGGCCGCGCCGCGCAGCTCACCGCGGCGACGCAGCCGGAGCGCGGCCGCGCCGCCGACAGCCCCGCCGAGATGACGCAATCCGGCTGGAAGGACATCGCGGTCCGGGTCTATCTGGAGTTCAACAAGGACCGGGTGCTGGCGGTCGCCGCAGGCGTGACCTTCTACACCCTGCTGTCGCTGTTCCCGGCGATCGCCGCGCTGGTGAGTTGCTACGGCCTGTTCGCCGACGTCACCGTCATCAACGACCACCTCGCGCAGCTGCACGCCGTGTTGCCCTCGGGGGCGGTCGAACTGATCGGCGATCAGGTGAAGCGCATCGCGTCCCGGGGCACGGGCTCGCTCAGCGTGACCTTCTTCACCAGCCTGCTGCTGTCGATCTGGAGCGCCAACGCCGCCATGAAGGCGATGTTCGACGCGCTGAACGTCGTCTACGAGGAGGATGAGAAGCGCAACTTCTTCTGGCTGAACCTCCGCTCCCTGACCTTCACGGTGGGCGCCCTTCTGTTCATCATCATCGCGCTCAACGCCATCGTGGTGGTGCCGGTGGTCCTGAACTTCCTGGGCCTCGGCTCGACCGCGTGGCTGCTCGCCGCCCTGCGCTGGCCGGCGATCCTCATCGTGCTGCTGGGGGGCCTCTCGGTGCTCTACCGGTTCGGCCCGAGCCGCGAGCATGCCCGCTGGCGCTGGGTCGGGGTCGGCAGCGTGGTCGCGGGCCTGCTCTGGCTCGCCGCGTCGCTGCTGTTCTCCTGGTACGTCGCCAATTTCGGCACCTACAACGAGACCTACGGCTCGCTCGGCGCGGTGATCGGCTTCATGACCTGGATCTGGATCTCCTCGACGATTGTCCTGCTCGGCGGCGAGATCAACGCCGAGCTGGAGCACCAGACCGGTCGCGACACCACGACGGGCGCGCCGCTTCCGATGGGTGCCCGCCGCGCGCGGATGGCCGACACGGTGGGGGCCGCGGCCTGA
- the msrB gene encoding peptide-methionine (R)-S-oxide reductase MsrB, translating into MADTPTTSPEARSDAEWRATLTPEQYRVLREHGTERAGTSCLLAEKRPGTFTCAGCGQPLFEQGTKFESGTGWPSFFEPMDGAVETTVDRSHWMVRTEVHCARCKGHLGHVFDDGPAPTGLRYCMNGAAMTFEPAA; encoded by the coding sequence ATGGCCGATACGCCGACAACCAGCCCCGAGGCCCGCAGTGATGCCGAGTGGCGCGCGACCCTGACGCCGGAGCAGTACCGGGTGCTGCGCGAGCACGGCACTGAGCGGGCCGGCACCAGCTGTCTCCTCGCCGAGAAGCGCCCCGGCACCTTCACCTGCGCGGGCTGCGGGCAGCCGCTGTTCGAGCAGGGCACCAAGTTCGAGTCCGGCACGGGCTGGCCGAGCTTCTTCGAGCCGATGGATGGCGCCGTCGAGACGACGGTGGACCGCAGCCACTGGATGGTGCGCACCGAGGTGCACTGCGCCCGCTGCAAGGGTCACCTCGGCCACGTCTTCGACGACGGCCCTGCCCCGACCGGCCTGCGGTACTGCATGAACGGGGCCGCCATGACCTTCGAGCCGGCCGCGTGA
- a CDS encoding dicarboxylate/amino acid:cation symporter — MAQATHAPSPAAAAPREPWYKVLYIQVLIAIALGVLLGWYDPATGKSMKWLGDAFIGLIKMMIAPIIFCTIVHGIASIGDLKKVGRVGLKALIYFEVVSTVALLIGVLVGEVIRPGAGFNADPSKLDASKVASYASKAAADSTVAHILAIIPKSFLDPFATGDLLQVLLISILTGVVVTSLGERAAGVNHAIDTAGQIFFRIIGIVVKLAPVGAFGAMAFTIGEYGIQKVYDLAWLVGTFYVTAILFVLVVLGTIARVAGFSILRFLAYIKDELLIVVGTSSSETVLPQLMTKMRRLGASDSVVGLVVPTGYSFNLDGTNIYMTLATLFLAQAVGADLSISQYATIILVAMLTSKGASGVTGAGFITLAATLSAIPNSPVPVAAMTLVLGIDKFMSECRALTNLVGNGVACVVVSRWEGELDVAKLNEVMAHPVSIGTHITDETPQPMGTDGKVAAAE, encoded by the coding sequence ATGGCACAGGCAACCCACGCGCCGAGTCCGGCCGCAGCAGCGCCCCGCGAGCCCTGGTACAAGGTTCTCTACATCCAGGTCCTGATCGCCATCGCACTCGGCGTTCTGCTCGGCTGGTACGACCCGGCCACCGGCAAGTCGATGAAGTGGCTCGGCGACGCCTTCATCGGCCTGATCAAGATGATGATCGCGCCGATCATCTTCTGCACCATCGTGCACGGCATCGCGTCGATCGGCGACCTCAAGAAGGTCGGCCGCGTCGGCCTGAAGGCGCTCATCTACTTCGAGGTGGTGTCCACGGTGGCGCTGCTGATCGGCGTCCTCGTCGGCGAGGTGATCCGGCCCGGCGCCGGCTTCAACGCCGACCCGTCGAAGCTCGACGCCAGCAAGGTCGCGAGCTACGCCAGCAAGGCGGCGGCCGACTCCACCGTCGCCCACATCCTGGCGATCATCCCCAAGAGCTTCCTCGATCCCTTCGCCACCGGCGACCTGCTGCAGGTGCTGCTGATCTCGATCCTCACCGGCGTCGTGGTGACGAGCCTGGGCGAGCGGGCGGCCGGCGTGAACCACGCGATCGACACCGCCGGCCAGATCTTCTTCCGGATCATCGGCATCGTGGTGAAGCTCGCCCCCGTCGGCGCCTTCGGCGCCATGGCGTTCACCATCGGCGAGTACGGCATCCAGAAGGTCTACGACCTCGCGTGGCTGGTCGGCACCTTCTACGTTACCGCCATCCTGTTCGTGCTGGTGGTGCTCGGGACGATCGCCCGGGTGGCGGGCTTCTCGATCCTGCGCTTCCTCGCCTACATCAAGGACGAACTGCTGATCGTGGTCGGCACGTCATCCTCGGAGACGGTGCTGCCGCAGCTCATGACCAAGATGCGCCGGCTCGGCGCCTCGGACTCGGTGGTCGGCCTCGTGGTCCCGACGGGCTACTCGTTCAACCTCGACGGCACCAACATCTACATGACGCTGGCCACCCTGTTCCTGGCGCAGGCCGTGGGCGCGGACCTGTCGATCAGCCAGTACGCGACCATCATCCTGGTGGCGATGCTGACCTCGAAGGGCGCCTCGGGCGTGACCGGCGCGGGCTTCATCACCCTGGCGGCGACGCTTTCGGCGATCCCCAACAGCCCGGTCCCGGTGGCCGCCATGACGCTGGTGCTCGGCATCGACAAGTTCATGTCCGAGTGCCGCGCGCTCACCAACCTCGTCGGCAACGGCGTCGCCTGCGTGGTGGTCAGCCGCTGGGAGGGCGAGCTCGACGTGGCCAAGCTCAACGAGGTGATGGCCCATCCGGTCTCGATCGGCACCCACATCACCGACGAGACGCCGCAGCCGATGGGAACGGACGGCAAGGTCGCCGCCGCCGAGTGA
- a CDS encoding ROK family protein, producing the protein MGSPRGRARLGIDLGGTKIAGIVLDRDGTTLAEARVAAPRGDYHATIEAVAALALQLEAEAGTPCTVGIGMPGSPSPATGLVRNANSHWLNGLPFGADLARRLGRPLRIENDANCLAVSEAVDGAGTGARVVWAVILGTGVGSGIALDGRALTGRNGIAGEWGHGPLPEPRDDERPGPACYCGRRGCVETWLSGPGLAADHARRHGGTHTAEAVVAAARTGNPEAQATLAAHLDRLGRAAAQVVNLLDPDVIVIGGGLSRIPELIAGLPAAIAPHVFSDAFDTPVRASLHGDASGVRGAAWLWEAETA; encoded by the coding sequence ATGGGCTCACCCCGGGGCCGGGCGCGGCTCGGCATCGATCTCGGCGGCACCAAGATCGCCGGGATCGTGCTGGACCGTGACGGCACGACCCTGGCCGAGGCCCGGGTCGCCGCCCCGCGCGGCGATTACCACGCCACCATCGAGGCGGTGGCCGCACTGGCCCTCCAGCTCGAGGCCGAGGCCGGCACCCCCTGCACCGTGGGCATCGGCATGCCGGGCAGCCCGTCCCCGGCGACCGGCCTCGTGCGCAACGCCAATTCCCACTGGCTCAACGGCCTGCCGTTCGGGGCCGACCTCGCCCGGCGGCTCGGCCGGCCGCTGCGGATCGAGAACGATGCCAACTGCTTGGCGGTCTCGGAGGCGGTCGACGGGGCTGGCACCGGCGCGCGCGTGGTCTGGGCGGTGATCCTGGGCACCGGCGTCGGGTCCGGCATCGCTCTGGACGGGCGGGCACTCACGGGCCGCAACGGCATCGCCGGCGAGTGGGGTCACGGTCCCCTGCCGGAGCCCCGCGACGACGAGCGCCCGGGTCCCGCCTGCTATTGCGGCCGCCGGGGCTGCGTCGAGACGTGGCTGTCGGGCCCAGGCCTCGCGGCGGATCACGCCCGGCGGCACGGCGGCACCCACACCGCCGAAGCCGTCGTGGCCGCCGCCCGAACGGGGAACCCGGAGGCGCAGGCGACGCTCGCGGCCCATCTCGACCGGCTGGGACGCGCGGCCGCACAGGTGGTCAATCTCCTCGATCCGGACGTGATCGTGATCGGCGGCGGCCTGTCGCGAATCCCCGAGCTGATCGCCGGCCTGCCGGCGGCGATCGCCCCCCATGTCTTCTCCGACGCCTTCGACACGCCGGTGCGGGCGAGCCTGCACGGGGATGCGTCGGGCGTACGCGGCGCGGCGTGGCTCTGGGAGGCGGAGACGGCCTGA
- a CDS encoding bestrophin family protein codes for MIVRTRPNLLTLLFTLHGSILPRVAPKLAGIVAVSCAVVWAEARWPEAFPVSAGVTPFTVVGLALSIFLSFRNNACYERWWEARKAWGSLIGEVRNLARALPALLSQTEAAPQLHRLSAFAHGLHARLRGLDEAAIVDGKMSGADRSGPSPTDAVLAAMTRDLAALVRAGRLTDIQFGILEARIEALSGVHTACERIASTPLPFAYTLLVYRTAWLYCLLLPVGLTGSLGWGTPIVVALVGYTFFGLDALGDELEEPFGTEPNDLPLDAMVRTIDRIVHHALGEPMPEPLAPDGYWLR; via the coding sequence ATGATCGTCCGCACCCGGCCCAACCTGCTGACCCTGCTGTTCACCCTGCACGGCTCGATCCTGCCGCGGGTGGCGCCGAAGCTCGCCGGGATCGTGGCGGTGTCCTGCGCGGTGGTGTGGGCGGAGGCGCGCTGGCCCGAAGCGTTCCCGGTCTCGGCCGGGGTCACGCCCTTCACGGTGGTCGGCCTCGCCCTGTCGATCTTCCTGAGCTTCCGCAACAACGCCTGCTACGAGCGCTGGTGGGAGGCCCGGAAGGCGTGGGGCAGCCTGATCGGCGAGGTGCGCAACCTCGCCCGCGCGTTGCCGGCGCTGCTGTCGCAGACGGAGGCCGCCCCGCAGCTTCACCGGCTCTCGGCCTTCGCGCACGGCCTCCATGCACGCCTGCGCGGCCTCGACGAGGCCGCGATCGTCGATGGGAAAATGTCCGGAGCGGACCGGTCCGGTCCGAGCCCGACGGACGCGGTCCTGGCCGCGATGACCCGCGATCTCGCCGCTCTGGTGCGGGCCGGCCGCCTCACGGACATCCAGTTCGGGATCCTGGAGGCGCGGATCGAGGCCCTGTCGGGGGTGCACACCGCCTGCGAGCGTATCGCCAGCACGCCGTTGCCCTTCGCCTACACGCTGCTGGTCTACCGCACGGCCTGGCTCTACTGCCTGCTCCTGCCGGTGGGGCTGACGGGCTCCCTGGGCTGGGGGACGCCGATCGTGGTGGCGCTCGTCGGCTACACGTTCTTCGGCCTCGACGCCCTCGGCGACGAGCTGGAGGAACCCTTCGGCACGGAGCCGAACGACCTGCCCCTCGACGCCATGGTCCGCACCATCGACCGGATCGTCCACCACGCCCTCGGCGAGCCGATGCCGGAGCCGCTGGCGCCGGACGGGTACTGGCTGCGGTAG
- a CDS encoding histidine phosphatase family protein, protein MSESPFPQITLVRHGETAWSLSGRHTGRSDIPLTPAGEAAARALAPRLAARRDAAVWSSSSSRAAATCALAGFGDVRTIDPDLAEWDYGAYEGRTTRDILAERPGWRLFRDGCPSGETAADVGIRADRVIARARDRAADLLVFSSAHFLRVLAARWIGLPPEDGARLVLGTASVSVLGYEHDRSEPVLRAWNG, encoded by the coding sequence ATGTCCGAGAGCCCCTTCCCGCAGATCACCCTCGTCCGCCACGGCGAGACCGCCTGGAGCCTGTCGGGCCGGCACACCGGCCGCAGCGACATCCCCCTGACGCCGGCCGGCGAGGCGGCGGCGCGTGCCCTCGCCCCGCGGCTGGCAGCCCGGCGCGACGCGGCGGTGTGGTCCAGCTCGTCGAGCCGGGCGGCCGCCACCTGCGCGCTGGCGGGGTTCGGCGACGTCCGCACGATCGACCCGGATCTCGCCGAGTGGGATTACGGTGCCTACGAGGGTCGGACCACCCGGGACATCCTGGCCGAGCGTCCCGGCTGGCGGCTGTTTCGCGATGGCTGCCCGAGCGGCGAGACGGCGGCCGATGTCGGGATCCGGGCGGACCGGGTCATCGCGCGGGCGCGAGACCGCGCCGCGGACCTCCTCGTGTTCTCCAGCGCGCATTTCCTGCGGGTGCTCGCCGCGCGCTGGATCGGCCTGCCGCCGGAGGACGGCGCGCGGCTCGTCCTCGGGACCGCGAGCGTCTCGGTCCTCGGCTACGAGCACGACCGCAGCGAGCCCGTGCTGCGCGCCTGGAACGGCTGA